One window of Leptotrichia sp. oral taxon 498 genomic DNA carries:
- a CDS encoding YcjF family protein: MDVKEFKDLVEIESKETNENNQKVGTREEILKSLKGLMISNGAIIFDKEKEKNKEEKFFKSYSGKETVNIIISGKTGVGKSSLINYIFGKEVAKIGVGMPVTQEIKCYHLEKDNVNLYDTKGIEAEDYEQTLANIQDFLDEKQKSKDENEHIHIAWLCISEKSGRVETADVRLLDILENCGIPTIVVFTKRDTLKESEFVKKVIDEKMLEKARAFVRVRNVKEMFEIDDEIVVLNPKGAQELLHETYKYISEGRQNAVKKAQTIILKERLETMAKEAADATNKYAFLAAGIGATPLPFPDSIALAALQTKMIIDINTIYRVDAGTHTFTDIAAALISITGIAQIGKLAANLLKIIPVIGWAANGAVAGSITGAIGLGYSEYLKNNVNNETGEIILDLDDLKENFLKYFNEFKNMKILNKNVK, from the coding sequence ATGGATGTTAAAGAATTTAAAGATTTAGTGGAAATAGAAAGTAAAGAAACGAATGAAAATAATCAAAAAGTTGGAACGAGAGAAGAAATTTTAAAAAGTCTTAAAGGTCTAATGATTAGCAATGGAGCGATAATTTTTGATAAAGAAAAAGAAAAAAATAAAGAAGAAAAATTTTTTAAATCTTATTCTGGGAAAGAAACTGTAAATATCATTATTTCTGGAAAAACTGGAGTTGGAAAAAGTTCGCTAATTAACTATATTTTTGGAAAAGAAGTTGCTAAAATTGGAGTTGGAATGCCAGTAACTCAAGAAATAAAATGTTATCATCTGGAAAAAGACAATGTAAATTTATACGACACAAAAGGAATTGAAGCGGAAGACTATGAGCAGACATTGGCAAATATTCAAGATTTTTTGGATGAAAAGCAAAAGTCTAAAGATGAAAATGAGCATATCCACATCGCTTGGCTTTGTATCAGCGAAAAAAGCGGCAGAGTTGAAACGGCTGATGTAAGACTTTTGGATATTCTTGAAAATTGTGGAATCCCAACGATTGTTGTATTTACAAAAAGAGATACTTTGAAGGAATCTGAATTTGTGAAAAAAGTTATTGATGAAAAAATGCTCGAAAAAGCAAGAGCATTTGTGAGAGTTCGAAATGTTAAAGAAATGTTTGAAATTGATGATGAAATAGTAGTTTTAAATCCAAAAGGCGCACAGGAACTGTTGCACGAAACATATAAATATATTTCAGAAGGCAGACAAAACGCAGTAAAAAAAGCTCAAACTATAATTTTAAAAGAACGGCTTGAAACAATGGCAAAAGAAGCTGCTGATGCGACAAATAAATATGCTTTTCTTGCAGCTGGAATCGGAGCAACACCGTTACCATTTCCAGATTCAATAGCTCTTGCGGCGTTACAGACAAAAATGATAATTGATATAAATACAATTTATCGTGTAGACGCAGGAACTCACACTTTTACCGACATTGCGGCGGCACTAATTTCAATAACAGGTATAGCGCAAATTGGAAAATTGGCTGCAAATTTGTTAAAAATTATTCCAGTTATTGGCTGGGCTGCAAATGGAGCGGTTGCTGGAAGCATTACAGGAGCAATTGGATTAGGTTATTCAGAATATTTAAAAAATAATGTGAATAATGAAACTGGAGAAATTATTTTAGACTTAGATGACTTGAAAGAAAATTTCTTAAAATATTTTAATGAATTTAAAAATATGAAAATATTAAATAAAAATGTTAAATAG
- a CDS encoding metallophosphoesterase: MELNIKRIKESDYQKIFVLTDIHGRFDLFKKMIRKIKLKKKDLLLILGDSCDRGEFSFELYNWYKKMIQKGYNIIHLMGNHENMLFKSKDDETYRLNWVYNGGNKTIKSFFKHQNKVKTINEYWKNDKFYEEEWLFNFIGEMPHIAESENYLFVHAGIDFSKSLENQEIKYLLWTRDDWYKKNNTAKTVYYGHTPQEDITVENNCINLDAGCFFTNVLRCVELKEEKLYVLKNNNVKIEKFDIKRIKKKITEERKKEYEKLIEDYKEYIMDLENKTDKTKKDKKNLLEVKENLKKLIDLRRILEK, translated from the coding sequence ATGGAATTGAATATAAAAAGGATTAAGGAATCTGATTATCAAAAAATTTTTGTTTTGACGGATATTCACGGAAGATTTGATCTATTTAAAAAGATGATAAGAAAAATCAAATTAAAAAAGAAAGATTTGCTATTGATTCTTGGAGATAGTTGCGATAGAGGGGAATTTTCTTTTGAGTTGTACAATTGGTATAAAAAGATGATTCAGAAAGGTTACAATATCATTCATTTAATGGGAAATCACGAAAATATGCTTTTCAAATCAAAAGATGATGAAACTTATCGTTTAAATTGGGTATATAATGGCGGAAATAAAACAATAAAATCATTTTTTAAACATCAAAATAAAGTAAAAACAATTAATGAATATTGGAAAAATGATAAATTTTATGAAGAAGAATGGCTATTTAATTTTATTGGGGAAATGCCACACATTGCTGAAAGTGAAAATTATTTATTTGTTCATGCGGGAATTGATTTTTCTAAAAGTTTAGAAAATCAAGAAATTAAATATTTATTGTGGACTCGAGATGATTGGTACAAAAAAAATAATACAGCAAAAACCGTATATTACGGACATACACCACAAGAAGATATAACTGTCGAAAATAATTGTATAAATCTGGATGCTGGATGTTTTTTTACTAATGTTTTAAGATGTGTTGAGTTGAAGGAAGAGAAATTATATGTTTTAAAGAATAATAATGTTAAAATAGAAAAATTTGATATAAAAAGAATAAAAAAGAAAATAACTGAAGAAAGAAAAAAAGAATATGAAAAATTGATTGAGGATTATAAAGAATATATAATGGATTTAGAAAATAAAACAGATAAGACAAAAAAAGATAAAAAAAATT